In a genomic window of Sulfurisphaera tokodaii str. 7:
- a CDS encoding ATP-dependent DNA ligase: protein MEFKLIAEYFDKLEKISSRLQLTALLTDLFKKADKNVIDKVVYLIQGKLWPDFLGYPELGVGEKLLIKAISIAVNVKEEVVEEQLKVVGDLGEVAMRLKKTPQSASILSFLGAQSNEGLTVEETYESLTKIALASGEGSRDIKIRSLAGLLKKASPLEAKYIVRFVDGRLRVGIGDATIMDALSTAFTGSTSFRPLIERAYNLRADLGNIAKIIAQQGVEALKDIKPQVGIPIRPMLAERMSDPAEILAKVGGEALVDYKYDGERAQIHKKDKEVYIFSRRLENITRMYPDVVEYVREYINANEVIIEGEIVAVDPESNEIRPFQELMHRKRKNDINEAIKEYPVNVYLFDLMLYEDADYTMKPLPERRKKLEEVIKPNDKLHIAHHIYTNNVDKLMEFFYDAISNGAEGVMVKSVAKDSIYQAGSRGFLWIKLKRDYQSEMADSVDLVVVGAFYGRGKRGGKLSSLLMAAYDPETDTFKTVCKVASGFSDAELDELQKKLMEIKLDKKDPRVDSQLEPDIWVEPKYVAEIIGAEITLSPEHTCCKDMVSKGAGLSVRFPRFIRWRDDKSIEDATTPKEIYEMYKMKLRKKEEEQHTDEA from the coding sequence ATGGAGTTTAAACTCATAGCTGAATACTTTGATAAACTTGAGAAGATATCTTCAAGGCTTCAACTTACCGCATTACTAACTGATCTGTTTAAAAAGGCTGATAAAAATGTCATTGATAAGGTAGTTTATTTAATTCAGGGTAAATTGTGGCCAGACTTTTTAGGCTATCCAGAGTTAGGAGTTGGTGAAAAATTACTTATTAAAGCAATTTCGATTGCTGTGAATGTCAAAGAGGAAGTAGTAGAAGAGCAATTGAAAGTTGTTGGTGACTTAGGAGAAGTTGCGATGAGACTTAAGAAAACTCCTCAGTCTGCCTCAATTTTAAGCTTCTTAGGTGCTCAATCAAATGAAGGTTTAACCGTTGAAGAAACTTATGAATCTTTGACTAAAATAGCGTTGGCTTCAGGTGAGGGTAGTAGAGATATTAAAATTAGATCTTTAGCTGGGTTACTAAAGAAGGCTTCTCCTTTAGAAGCAAAATACATAGTTAGGTTCGTAGATGGAAGATTAAGAGTTGGAATCGGTGATGCCACAATAATGGATGCACTATCAACAGCATTTACCGGGAGTACTTCATTTAGACCATTAATAGAAAGAGCATATAATTTAAGAGCGGATCTAGGTAATATTGCAAAAATTATTGCGCAACAAGGCGTAGAAGCTTTAAAGGACATTAAACCTCAAGTAGGAATTCCTATAAGGCCGATGTTAGCAGAAAGAATGAGTGATCCTGCAGAGATTTTAGCTAAAGTAGGCGGTGAAGCTTTAGTAGATTACAAATATGATGGGGAACGTGCACAAATACATAAAAAGGATAAAGAAGTATATATATTCTCTAGAAGATTGGAGAATATTACTAGAATGTATCCTGATGTTGTGGAATATGTAAGAGAATACATAAACGCTAATGAAGTTATAATTGAAGGAGAGATAGTAGCTGTAGACCCAGAAAGTAATGAGATTAGACCATTTCAAGAGTTAATGCATAGGAAAAGAAAGAATGATATAAATGAAGCTATAAAGGAATATCCAGTAAACGTTTATCTTTTTGATTTAATGCTTTATGAAGATGCAGATTATACCATGAAGCCTTTGCCAGAAAGAAGAAAGAAACTAGAAGAAGTTATTAAACCAAATGATAAATTACATATAGCTCATCATATTTATACAAATAATGTAGATAAACTGATGGAATTCTTTTATGATGCTATAAGCAATGGAGCAGAAGGTGTAATGGTGAAATCGGTTGCTAAAGATTCTATATATCAGGCAGGTTCTAGAGGTTTCTTATGGATTAAACTGAAGAGAGATTATCAAAGCGAGATGGCTGACAGCGTTGATCTAGTAGTAGTAGGAGCATTTTATGGAAGAGGAAAAAGAGGAGGTAAATTGAGTTCATTATTAATGGCTGCATATGACCCAGAGACAGATACATTTAAAACCGTATGTAAAGTAGCATCCGGCTTTAGTGATGCCGAATTAGATGAATTGCAAAAGAAATTAATGGAGATTAAGTTAGATAAAAAAGATCCAAGAGTTGATTCACAATTAGAACCTGATATATGGGTTGAACCTAAATATGTTGCTGAAATTATAGGTGCAGAAATAACACTATCTCCAGAACACACGTGCTGTAAAGATATGGTGTCTAAAGGTGCAGGGTTATCAGTAAGATTTCCTAGATTTATAAGATGGAGGGATGATAAAAGCATAGAAGATGCTACAACTCCTAAAGAAATTTACGAAATGTATAAAATGAAATTGAGAAAGAAGGAAGAAGAACAGCACACTGATGAAGCATAA
- the dcd gene encoding dCTP deaminase translates to MILGDRDLKYYLEKGWIKIDPLREDTVRENGVDLRVGGEIARFIKTDKVFDPDNPDPAFFKIEKIEEFIIQPYEHVLLTTEEYIELPNDVMAFVNLRSSFARLGLFIPPTIVDAGFKGQITIEVVGSSFPVLLRRGTRFIHLIFARTLSPVEHPYQGKYQGQKGVTLPKFRTEASKFLSLHQK, encoded by the coding sequence ATGATTCTCGGTGATCGTGATTTAAAATATTATCTAGAGAAAGGATGGATAAAAATAGACCCATTAAGAGAAGATACCGTTAGGGAAAACGGAGTTGACCTTAGAGTTGGAGGAGAAATTGCTAGATTTATAAAAACGGATAAAGTATTTGATCCAGATAATCCCGATCCTGCATTTTTCAAAATCGAAAAAATTGAGGAGTTTATTATTCAACCATATGAACATGTACTTTTAACCACAGAAGAATATATTGAACTTCCAAATGATGTTATGGCTTTTGTTAACCTTCGCTCATCCTTTGCGCGACTAGGCTTGTTTATTCCACCTACTATAGTAGATGCTGGATTTAAAGGGCAAATAACAATTGAGGTTGTAGGTTCATCGTTTCCCGTATTATTAAGGAGAGGGACACGTTTCATACACTTAATATTTGCAAGAACATTATCACCCGTAGAACACCCGTATCAAGGAAAATATCAAGGCCAAAAAGGCGTTACTTTACCGAAATTTAGAACAGAGGCTTCCAAGTTTTTGTCTCTCCATCAAAAATAA
- the pdo gene encoding protein disulfide oxidoreductase, with protein sequence MEEEFAELFTDEVKQALVDALKDMKNPVDIYVFIDSNDPHCHYCEVTKRFLQFMSDAAPKDSEGKSLAVVHVIDRADPNSAEIFKEFRVERVPTVAFMKGYLRWTGAPLGEEIRALVETVVRLSLGESGLSAETINAIKNKLNGYVKIETVVTPSCPYCPYAALMAHMVAYEACKAGKCNVESDVVEAYENQDIAEKYQVMSVPTVAINESVEFIGVPYEENFINSLLEKQKL encoded by the coding sequence ATGGAAGAAGAATTCGCGGAACTCTTTACAGATGAAGTAAAACAAGCCCTTGTTGATGCACTTAAAGACATGAAGAATCCAGTAGATATATATGTTTTCATAGATTCTAATGATCCTCACTGTCATTATTGTGAGGTAACAAAAAGGTTTCTACAATTTATGAGTGATGCTGCCCCTAAGGACTCTGAAGGAAAAAGTTTAGCTGTTGTACATGTTATTGATAGGGCTGATCCTAATTCTGCTGAGATATTTAAAGAATTTCGTGTAGAGAGAGTTCCCACAGTTGCCTTTATGAAAGGTTACCTAAGATGGACTGGAGCACCTTTAGGTGAAGAAATAAGAGCTCTAGTAGAAACAGTAGTGAGACTATCCCTTGGAGAAAGTGGACTAAGTGCAGAAACAATAAATGCGATTAAAAATAAATTAAACGGATATGTGAAAATCGAGACTGTGGTTACTCCGTCATGTCCATATTGTCCATATGCTGCATTAATGGCTCATATGGTTGCTTATGAAGCATGTAAAGCTGGAAAGTGTAATGTTGAATCTGATGTAGTTGAAGCCTATGAGAACCAGGATATTGCTGAAAAATATCAAGTAATGAGTGTACCTACTGTAGCTATAAATGAGTCTGTTGAATTTATTGGTGTTCCTTACGAAGAAAACTTCATTAATTCACTATTGGAGAAACAAAAGTTGTAA
- a CDS encoding TIGR00296 family protein, which produces MSQEQLVAVNELNENLGKVLIKIARDSIANKLGILKINLEDYLSSLNDPILNKKGLAFVTLETYYGNSTSLRGCIGYVEAVAPLKEIVSKAAIAAAFSDPRFPPLSKGEFDNIIIEVTVLTKPQEIDVENRWELPKKIKVGEDGLIVEYGILYSGLLLPQVPMEYCWDEETFLAETCIKAGLEPDCWLNNKVKIKKFQGIIFREEKPKSEKILIIKPSEVKCKKEEISLL; this is translated from the coding sequence ATGAGTCAAGAGCAATTAGTAGCAGTTAATGAATTAAATGAGAATTTAGGTAAGGTCCTTATTAAAATAGCTAGAGATTCTATCGCAAATAAATTAGGTATATTAAAGATTAATTTAGAAGATTATTTGTCTTCCCTTAATGACCCTATACTTAATAAAAAAGGTCTTGCATTTGTTACACTTGAGACATATTATGGTAATTCTACTTCATTAAGGGGATGTATAGGTTATGTAGAAGCTGTAGCTCCTCTTAAAGAAATAGTTTCAAAAGCTGCTATTGCTGCAGCTTTTTCTGATCCTAGATTTCCTCCTCTTTCTAAAGGAGAATTTGACAATATTATTATCGAAGTTACAGTACTAACAAAGCCCCAAGAAATTGATGTTGAAAATAGATGGGAATTGCCTAAGAAGATTAAGGTGGGGGAAGATGGGTTAATAGTTGAATATGGTATTCTTTATAGCGGTCTTTTATTACCTCAAGTTCCAATGGAATATTGTTGGGATGAGGAGACTTTTTTAGCCGAGACCTGTATTAAAGCTGGCCTTGAGCCCGATTGTTGGTTGAATAATAAAGTTAAAATAAAGAAATTTCAAGGTATAATATTTAGAGAAGAAAAACCAAAATCTGAGAAAATCTTAATTATTAAACCTAGTGAAGTTAAATGTAAGAAAGAAGAGATATCTTTATTATGA
- a CDS encoding Mut7-C RNAse domain-containing protein gives MQSQKFIVDAMLGKLARWLRILGYDTLYSNNYEDWKILKIAEETKRVIITRDRGLCIRARKKNLECFLVYSSEDLIDILAKLSKKYKIDLNADPNFSRCTECNGVLEKIDDNKWKCTKCGKEYWKGSHWRTIENTLIKARSKIKNNESRAISSS, from the coding sequence ATGCAATCACAAAAGTTCATTGTTGATGCTATGTTAGGTAAACTTGCTAGATGGCTAAGAATTTTAGGATATGATACTCTCTATAGTAACAATTACGAAGATTGGAAAATATTAAAAATAGCAGAAGAAACTAAGAGAGTTATAATAACTAGGGATAGAGGATTATGTATTAGGGCAAGAAAGAAAAACTTAGAATGCTTTCTTGTTTATTCATCAGAAGATCTAATTGATATATTAGCTAAGCTTTCAAAAAAATACAAAATTGATCTAAATGCTGATCCTAATTTTAGTAGATGCACAGAATGTAATGGTGTGTTGGAAAAAATAGACGATAATAAATGGAAGTGTACCAAATGTGGAAAAGAATATTGGAAAGGTTCTCATTGGAGAACTATAGAGAATACCCTTATTAAGGCAAGGAGTAAAATAAAAAATAATGAGTCAAGAGCAATTAGTAGCAGTTAA
- the rqcH gene encoding ribosome rescue protein RqcH, translating to MNKKNSMSYLDLLAWITENKNEIISCRVDNVYKISGTQAYFLKLHCKNSDKNLVIEPGKRIHFTKYDRQKEISNEVSLIRAHIKDKIINNIELLGKERIIKLTFMDRLMYIELLPRGLLVITDLNNRILFATEYKEFKDRVIKPNVIYTPPPPPPPLTDEEIDKLLKKGNLSRILGVPQEIIEALGISVLNRQELDNAVLKIKKLEEDIEKGNFNKCLIPNLTVIPLKFNDCIEKDSYNDALDEFFTNEEKAIIKSETDKKLEEEKKKLVKTIEEIENEIETYKKEEDKHRNIANILIANYQNIENEINKNLGKNTIKIKLDEYEIELDPKLSVYKNASKYFDIAKEYAEKRKKAEETLNNLKQKLKELDKQIEERTEEIRISLRKREWYEKYRWSFTRNGYLVIAGRDIDQNESLVRKLLEPKDIFLHADIQGAPATIIKTQGNNVTEDDIRDAAVIAACYSKAWKVGMGAIDVFWVNGDQVSKSPPSGEYLKKGSFMIYGKKNFINNVKMQLFLGLTEDFKIIVGSEEVVKKYSSFNIFILLEPGDEDPSKLSAKIIKILQEKLKLKGLRTLQDDIIRSLPGKSKIVAIKNKT from the coding sequence GTGAATAAAAAGAATTCTATGTCATATCTTGATCTTCTTGCGTGGATAACTGAAAATAAAAATGAAATAATCTCTTGTAGAGTTGATAATGTCTATAAAATATCTGGTACGCAAGCATACTTTTTAAAACTTCATTGCAAAAATAGCGACAAAAACTTAGTAATTGAACCTGGGAAAAGAATACATTTTACAAAATATGATAGACAGAAAGAAATATCTAATGAAGTGTCATTAATTAGAGCTCATATTAAAGATAAAATCATAAATAATATAGAACTTCTAGGGAAAGAAAGAATCATAAAGTTAACCTTTATGGATAGACTTATGTATATAGAATTATTACCCAGAGGTCTTTTAGTTATAACTGACTTAAACAATAGAATCTTATTTGCTACTGAATATAAGGAATTTAAAGATAGAGTAATAAAACCAAACGTAATATATACTCCACCACCCCCTCCTCCACCTTTAACAGACGAAGAAATTGATAAATTACTAAAAAAAGGAAATTTATCTAGAATTTTAGGCGTACCCCAAGAGATAATTGAAGCTTTAGGAATCTCAGTTTTAAACAGGCAAGAATTAGATAATGCAGTTCTAAAAATTAAGAAATTAGAAGAAGACATAGAAAAAGGAAACTTTAACAAATGTCTAATCCCTAATTTGACTGTAATACCCTTAAAATTTAATGATTGTATAGAAAAAGATAGTTACAATGATGCATTGGATGAATTCTTTACTAATGAAGAAAAAGCAATTATAAAAAGTGAAACAGATAAAAAATTGGAGGAAGAAAAGAAAAAACTAGTTAAAACAATTGAAGAAATAGAAAATGAAATAGAAACATATAAGAAAGAAGAAGATAAACACAGAAATATTGCCAACATTTTAATAGCAAATTATCAGAACATAGAAAATGAGATAAATAAAAACCTTGGTAAAAATACTATCAAAATAAAGCTTGACGAGTACGAGATTGAATTAGATCCGAAGTTATCGGTATACAAAAACGCTTCAAAATATTTTGATATTGCCAAGGAATACGCAGAAAAAAGAAAGAAAGCCGAAGAGACTTTAAATAATCTTAAACAAAAATTGAAAGAACTCGACAAGCAGATAGAAGAAAGGACTGAAGAAATAAGAATTTCATTAAGAAAAAGAGAATGGTATGAAAAATATAGATGGAGTTTTACAAGAAATGGTTATCTAGTGATAGCTGGAAGGGACATAGATCAGAATGAAAGTTTAGTAAGAAAGTTATTAGAACCTAAAGATATTTTTCTTCATGCAGATATTCAAGGAGCCCCTGCTACTATAATAAAGACTCAAGGAAATAACGTAACAGAAGATGATATTAGAGATGCGGCTGTGATTGCAGCATGTTATTCGAAAGCATGGAAAGTCGGAATGGGGGCTATAGATGTATTCTGGGTAAATGGAGATCAAGTAAGCAAATCTCCGCCTAGCGGAGAATATCTTAAGAAAGGGTCTTTTATGATTTATGGAAAGAAGAACTTTATAAATAACGTTAAGATGCAATTGTTTCTTGGTTTAACCGAAGATTTTAAGATAATCGTAGGTAGTGAAGAAGTAGTAAAGAAATATAGCAGTTTTAATATTTTTATTCTTCTTGAACCTGGCGATGAAGATCCTAGCAAATTATCTGCAAAAATAATCAAAATTTTACAAGAAAAATTAAAATTAAAAGGTTTACGAACATTACAAGATGACATAATAAGATCTCTTCCTGGTAAAAGCAAAATAGTAGCAATAAAGAATAAAACTTAG
- a CDS encoding serine/threonine-protein kinase RIO2, with product MAVLTLAERASLVGPLDYKVLKTIYELNSNYEYVPYSVIINKLGLLERELKEVLLKLYNLKLVSKEKVLKETGYRITFAGLDTLAIKKLYANKVLNKLGIIIGEGKESNVYFGYDFSDETIIVKFHRVGRTSYKNIRKIRGIKYKEDWIKLTIENAEREFSALSCLTNNYANVPKPLGQAYNAVAMEYIQGNELYRTNLNNPEEVLEEIISNVRIAYQYCGKLVHGDLSEYNILIREDGKPYIIDWPQWKKDDEDLLFRDLTNILYYFNKKYEIYKDIDQVINYIKGE from the coding sequence ATGGCTGTTTTAACATTAGCAGAAAGAGCCTCTCTAGTAGGACCCCTTGATTATAAAGTTTTGAAAACTATTTACGAATTAAATTCTAATTATGAATATGTTCCATATTCTGTAATAATAAACAAACTAGGATTATTAGAAAGAGAACTTAAAGAGGTTCTTCTAAAATTATACAATCTAAAGCTCGTATCTAAAGAAAAAGTATTGAAAGAAACAGGGTACAGAATTACTTTCGCTGGCTTAGATACTTTAGCAATTAAAAAATTATATGCTAATAAAGTACTAAATAAATTAGGAATAATAATAGGTGAAGGAAAAGAAAGTAATGTCTACTTTGGATATGATTTCTCAGATGAAACAATAATAGTAAAATTCCATAGAGTAGGCAGAACTAGTTACAAAAATATAAGAAAAATACGTGGAATAAAATATAAAGAAGATTGGATAAAATTAACAATAGAAAATGCTGAAAGAGAATTTAGCGCATTAAGTTGCCTTACTAATAATTATGCAAACGTTCCTAAACCGTTAGGTCAAGCTTACAATGCTGTTGCTATGGAATATATTCAAGGTAATGAATTATATAGAACTAATTTGAATAACCCAGAGGAAGTATTAGAAGAAATAATCTCTAATGTCAGAATTGCATACCAATACTGCGGCAAGTTAGTACACGGCGATTTAAGTGAATATAACATATTAATAAGAGAGGATGGTAAGCCATATATTATAGATTGGCCCCAATGGAAAAAAGATGATGAAGACTTATTATTTAGAGATCTAACAAATATATTATATTACTTTAATAAAAAATATGAAATATATAAAGATATTGATCAAGTAATAAATTATATAAAGGGGGAATAA